Proteins encoded by one window of Pseudomonas tructae:
- the gcvH gene encoding glycine cleavage system protein GcvH: MSNIPADLRFAESHEWARLEADGTVTVGISDHAQQALGDVVFVELAEVGKVFAAGDAAGVVESVKAASDIYAPVSGEVIAVNEELADSPEQLNEEPYESWIFKLKPSDKAELDKLLDAAGYQAAIGE; this comes from the coding sequence ATGAGTAATATCCCCGCCGACCTGCGTTTTGCCGAAAGCCACGAATGGGCCCGGCTCGAAGCCGATGGCACTGTGACTGTCGGGATCAGCGACCACGCTCAGCAAGCCCTGGGTGACGTGGTGTTCGTCGAGCTGGCGGAAGTCGGCAAGGTTTTTGCCGCTGGCGATGCTGCGGGTGTGGTCGAGTCGGTGAAGGCCGCATCGGATATCTACGCACCGGTCAGCGGTGAAGTGATTGCCGTCAATGAGGAGCTGGCCGACAGCCCTGAGCAACTGAACGAAGAGCCGTACGAGAGCTGGATCTTCAAGCTCAAGCCAAGCGACAAGGCCGAGCTGGACAAACTGCTCGACGCCGCCGGCTACCAAGCCGCCATCGGCGAATAG
- the gcvT gene encoding glycine cleavage system aminomethyltransferase GcvT, with translation MGQRTPLYDQHLALGAKMVDFGGWDMPLHYGSQVEEHHQVRQACGVFDVSHMTVIDIRGAQAGVWLQQVLANDVDRLHATGKALYSTMLNEQGGVIDDMIVYRCEDGYRLVVNASTRDKDLAWLQARMIGFEVELNERPELAILAIQGPHAREKVAELVSAARAALIRELKPFEGLADGDWFIARTGYTGEDGLEIIFPAMQAPAFFNDLVGAGIAPSGLGARDTLRLEAGMNLYGQDIDEDHTPLTSNLGWSVAWEPAGRDFMGRQGLLGEIEHGVEQKLVGLVLEERGVLRAHQVVRVAGIGEGEITSGSFSPTLSKSIALARVPMATADRAEVEIRGKWYPVRVVKPTFVRHGKILI, from the coding sequence ATGGGACAGCGTACGCCTCTGTATGACCAGCACTTGGCCCTCGGCGCCAAGATGGTCGATTTTGGCGGTTGGGATATGCCCCTGCATTATGGCTCGCAGGTCGAGGAACACCATCAGGTGCGCCAGGCCTGCGGGGTCTTCGATGTATCCCATATGACCGTGATCGATATCCGCGGTGCTCAGGCTGGCGTCTGGCTGCAGCAGGTGCTGGCCAATGATGTAGATCGCCTGCATGCCACCGGCAAGGCTCTGTACAGCACCATGCTCAACGAGCAGGGCGGGGTGATCGACGACATGATCGTCTACCGTTGCGAAGACGGTTACCGTCTGGTGGTCAACGCTTCGACCCGCGACAAGGACCTGGCCTGGTTGCAGGCGCGCATGATCGGTTTCGAAGTCGAGCTGAACGAGCGCCCGGAGTTGGCCATTCTCGCTATCCAGGGCCCGCATGCGCGAGAAAAGGTCGCGGAGTTGGTGAGCGCCGCACGCGCCGCGCTGATCCGTGAACTCAAACCCTTCGAAGGCCTGGCCGACGGTGACTGGTTTATCGCCCGCACCGGTTACACCGGTGAGGATGGCCTGGAAATCATCTTCCCGGCAATGCAGGCCCCGGCGTTCTTCAACGACCTGGTCGGCGCCGGTATTGCACCCAGCGGTCTTGGTGCGCGTGATACCTTGCGCCTGGAAGCGGGGATGAACCTGTATGGCCAGGACATCGACGAAGACCACACACCGCTGACCTCGAACCTGGGCTGGAGCGTCGCCTGGGAGCCGGCAGGGCGCGATTTCATGGGGCGCCAAGGCTTGTTGGGTGAAATCGAGCACGGTGTTGAGCAGAAACTGGTCGGCCTGGTGCTCGAAGAACGCGGGGTTTTACGCGCCCATCAGGTGGTCCGTGTCGCCGGGATTGGCGAAGGTGAGATCACCAGTGGTAGTTTCTCTCCTACGCTGAGCAAATCCATTGCGCTGGCGCGGGTGCCGATGGCTACCGCCGATCGTGCCGAGGTGGAGATTCGCGGCAAGTGGTACCCGGTGCGGGTGGTCAAGCCGACCTTCGTGCGCCATGGCAAGATCCTGATCTGA